The Syngnathus scovelli strain Florida chromosome 18, RoL_Ssco_1.2, whole genome shotgun sequence genomic interval ACACGGGTGAAAAACcctttgcctgctcagtttgtggccaaagattctctcagaaagcACATTTAAGAATACACTCAACAaagcacactggtgagaaactattttcatgctcagtttgttgtaaaaaattcaatcagaattgCCACTTAAGAATTCATatgagaacccacactggtgagaaatctTTGTTCTGCTCAGTTTGTGACCAAAGATTCACATGGCAGTATCAGATTAAGAATCACAAGTGTGTTGGGGACATGAGCGGTGATCCGTGAAGTTGTCGCCTCTCGTCTGAGCGGACTATCAGTTTATGCATCAAGGATAATTATATTCAAGTACCTTCTTATTGGGATGCTAAACTTATCTTTTTCTTTATCTCAGTAAAAATGTCATAATTTAATTATAATTTGAAAATATGGTATATACAGTCCAATAGTTTTGGATTATTCATTGTCATTAGTTTTTATCTGTGGTCTTTGAATATACTTACTATTTGTTAGTTTGTTAGTAGTGTATTGATTTTTAGACAATAAAGCTCTTTTTGTTCAAAAAGTGGATTCAGTGGAGTTTCCTTTAATATCACCTGGACCAGGAGTCCCCAACCACCGGTCCGCGGAccagtaccggtccgtgggtcacttggcacCGGGCCATCAagccgcacaggaaaaaaaaaattgacgatcaattaattcaggtcaagacgctcgtcccggtcacgtgacaagtttccccagtcgaacccgcaaagctagcaaaaatgagtaagaatttattttgaaaatgtaaaaaaaaaaaaagacgattcTCTCTCAATTACATCCGGTTTAGGTCAAGACgtttcggtcacgtgacatgtcacctaaGTCGGGCCAGACAGAGGAACAGAAAAGTTTGGGaaacttcttcggaaagggaaaaaagcccaacgaggagacggaagaagaggctacgacttctaagaaaagctgcatttaaaagaacatttctggagtcctacttatcgccacaggtgactctgacgaGCCAACCAAGCCGACtttgcataatatgtggcgacaggctagctaacgaggctaaCGAGTCTTCAAAActacttcggcacatggagaccaagcatcctgcattaaaagacaaaccttaaccactttgggtgtcattgtctccgattatggAATCGTTTCTGAGAAGCAAGCTCAGTGctcatggtgagttttatttttatgtcgtttatacttgtttttatgccaatcgtatcattttatttcatcgtatttatatatttattataaatgtattattggaCCATTGTGTtagcccatatttactcaacatTATTGTGTCGTGCTAGATAGTTTAGCAAGAACAGAAGTAAAAGAAAATCTCCTTATTCATTCTCATCTTTTTATTCAATCATGCTTCCCTCCGTCCAGACTTTAGGAACATTTGAAACAACATTCCCTTTTGTACAGGACATTCTCGAATGATTTGAGACTGACCTTAACTTTCAGGCAAAATACTCAACAGTTACTCAAACAATATACCAAGAAACATTTGTTGATTCAAAGTGTACAAAATACATTTCAGTTCATAAAACCAATAAACATTTGATGATTCAAAGGACACAAGACTTTTTCGATTATTAAATTACTATAAAACATTTGTGAATTTATAAAACATGAATGACTTTGTCATGGTACAACTAATGTACAATGAAATTAAGATATTCTACCAATTGGAGGCTTCATACATTTATAAAAACATTTCTTATCGCTTCATTTTGGATCATAAAATTATTGTATAAATATTTCTTCTAACTTCATATCAGTTTATAAAATTATTGTGAAAACATTTCTTATCACCTCTTTTCAGTTCATAAAATTATTGTAAAAACATTTCTTATCACCTCTTAGTTGACCACCTGTCAAGAAATATGTAAATATGATTGTGAGTAAAATACTTTTATTGATTTTATGTGTGGTTATAATTTTATGCAAATGCACTTTAATCGCTAGGTTTTTTTAACCCGGCATCCTCTGTTTTTCTAGTTACTTTGTTATCTCTATCTACGGGATCTTGGTTGTCTTTTTAAGTTTCCCTTctttgagaatctttggccacgaacatatttctcaccagtgtgcgttcttgtgtgtttgtttaatcCTGCCTTCTGTGAGaatgtttggccacaaactgaacaggaaaaaggtttctccccagtgtgtattcttgtgtgtgtttttaagctTCCCTTCTGAGTGAATCTTTGGCTACAaagtgagcaggaaaaaggtttctcaccagtgtggattcttgtgtgtctttttaagtttcttttctctgagaatctttggccacaaactgagcaggaaaaaggttgctcaccagtgtgggttcttgcgtGTGATTTTAAGGTTCTCTTCTCGAAGAATCTTTGTCCACAAACTGAACAGGCAAAAGGTTtcacaccagtgtgggttcttgtgtgcgtCTTTAAGCCTCCCAaccgagagaatctttggccacaaattgAACAgataaaaggtttctcaccagtgtgggttattgtgtgtgtttttaagtttcccttctcgaagaatctttggccacaaactgagcaggaaaatgtTTTCTCTCCTGTGTGTATTCTCATgtgtcgttttaaactactctgACAAGCAAGCATTTTCCAACAATGAGAACATTTCCAGTGTTTGTTTTCAGAGTGACATGTAATATCACCGCCAGACTGATCATCATCATTTCCATGAGACGACGTGTCGTCACTATCTGATGAAGCCAAGACTGCTTGTGATCCTTCACAGTGGCTTTCACCGCCTTCTGTTCTGATATGACATGAGTTGCTGCTTGAAGGCTCCGCGACTTTGCTCGCCTCACTTGACCCTCCATCTTTATGCTTGAAAAAGAAAGCAGTTAATGGCAACGTGTGgatttcctcctcctcttttttgaTGAAAGCAAACTTCTGCTGCTTTTGCTCATTCAACTGGTGGACCTCTTTGTCCACCTCTTCTTCTTTAATGTGACGCTGCTTTGGCTCCTGCTGCTCAGGATGAATAGCTCCACTGATGTCTGTAAGACACAACATACAAACACGCACAACATTAAGATTTATGTTTAGATATTTGGAGTACCAAATGAGTTAACTTTCCTACTTTACTGTTTGACATTAGCAAATTCACTAACTGATGGCCATTTTTAAGAGGATATCTGTTTTTTTGCAGAAAGATTTTGCACCGAAAAACTTTATTTGACTCACTTGGACCATCATCTATACTCTTCAAAGGGAACTTGGAGATATCcttctcctcctgctcctctttTATGATGTTATGGGGGTCGTCTTCCTCCTTTCTGATACAAGGATTATCCGGCTCCTCCTTCACTTTTATGCTGTAATGATACTTCTGCTCCTTTTGTTCATTGAAGTAGAGCACCTCTTTgtccacctcttcctctttaATGTGGAGGCGCTCTGGCTCTGCAAGACAAGTCCAGAGTAGTACCAACAATTTTGTTCGTGTGTATATACACTAAAGGTAAGAGACAgtcgaaatatatatatacacagtaCTGTTTAAATTAGAAAGTACTTAGAGTGAAAGTAAGAAGTGATCAAACCTGATTTGTGAAAAACACGTCTTGGCTGCATTGTGCTAATGGAGTCCAGTAGTTGACGTTGTCGCTCGTTGTCCTGTTTTACTGCACAAAGTTCCTCCTCGTACTTGGGTGTCTTTTTGATCATATCTTCACACTCAAAAACATTATGCTGACGCTGATCTTTGCTGATCGACGTGTTGATCAAAACCGGGTTATTCTATTACTAGCTAACAAGATAAGCTAGGCTACATTTAGCTAAGCTACGTCAAGAAGCTCCAAAATACAGCAAAATGACTACTCGGACACGAATATTTAACATGACGCTTTTGTCTAGAAAAGTGGGGATGGTCCTGTTTTAGGCTCGAGTATCTTTGAGACAAATTTACGGCAACTGGACTTGAACAAACTTGAAGGTAAGATCCTGGAAATCTACGGCAACACGACTAGAACAACTTTTAGCAATCCGTCGCAGAAACTGTGACGTCATTCTGAGCAACGTCAATTCTAGGCGACAGGCGGAAAGAGCCCTATAACTAAAAAAATCACATAAGCTTTACCAACGTCATTTTACGGTGCTCACCGACTTGACATTTTTCCCCCAATAGATTTTCTGCGTATTCGTTAAAGTGTAGAATGTTACACTTCTCCTGCTTGATCACTTAAAATTACCACGTGTTCATCTCGGATTTCCACTTCGTTGGCTGTTGAAGAAAGAACATGAACGCCCCTTTGTCTCAAAAGATAGTGTGGGTGGATCTTGAGGCAAgtcaaaatgtgttttgtcatttttgttgGTCATTGTGTGTCCATTGAAACCACAGGCAGAGGTGTCAAAAGTATTCGTTACTAAAGTACTATAATATAATACTTGAGTACTCTACTGCAGGGTGATGCGGACAATAACGGACTTGGATTTGATTCTACCTGTGGCTACAATCGAGAATAACATTCTGGATAAAATAAGGCATTTtaaattcaaaatgttttgatgttttaaggtaacaaataaaaataaatgaatgtcaATCTTGGTCTTTTGACAAATGAGGAAGAAGTGCCCAGGCCATGTACAAACGATGGAGAATGGACCGGTTAAAGTTGGTAAAGGGCTTACCTCTGTTAATACACAcgtgcttttatttttattttacagatGACAGGCTTGGACATAGAAAAAGACACGATTTTGGAAATGGCTTGCATAATTACAGACTccaatttgaacattttggctgaagtaatccattttttttcttattattgtattattattttgattggTATAATTGTCTTCCAATCTTAACTGATGTCTTGTCAGGGACCTAATTTGATAATAAACCAGTCCAATGAACAACTGGATTCCATGTCGGAGTGGTGCAAGGAGCATCATGGCAAGGTATGATTTGGTACTgtgatgcatatatatatatatattccactttaggtggcacggcaaagccaaTTTGTTTTCGTTGTTGATGACaacttaaaatatatatttttttaccagGGCTAATTAATGTGTGCAGTCGCTACTCAGGCCAAAAATACAAAGATAATAtaattaatgttcaaactgctaAAAGTTGATTTTATGACCCAAaaagagtgagtgagagagtgatGGAGTGACAGACAAATTGATACTTTTCCAGTCTGGACTGACAGAGGCAGTACGACGCAGTCAAACCACCCTGGGACAAGCAGAGGATGAATTTCTGTCATTTGTTAGACAACACGTGCCAGCTGGACAATGTCCCCTTGCTGGTAAGTTGCTACAGAGTTTTATTATAAACTATCCTCTTGTAAAAATGCTTCATTATTCTTTTTTATGTAGGAAATTCTGTGCATGCAGACAAAAGGTTCCTAGAAAAATATATGCCTCAGTTCATGAATCACCTCCACTACAGAATAATTGACGTCAGCACCATTAAGGAGCTTTGCAGGTCAGATGTTCCTGTTAATAATAAGTATGCACTGTTAGAATGCCCAGAATTGTTATTGAATAAatatgcattttaattttttcttaTAATTTAGGAGGTGGTTTCCAGTGGAATATCAGATGGCGCCACCTAAGAAAGTAACCCACAGGTAAACATTTAGGGGTGATATGTTTGTTTGTAATGTCATTCTTGGTAGTTTTGGAATAAAGACGTGTTTGGAGAGACAACTGtgacagggtaaaaaaaaatggtacaaCGTTATTAAATAAAGGAAAGGACAAATGAAGACTTTCGGCACATGACTTGTAAGGATCATTCAATAATCAGAAACattgttttttctctttcagagcCTTGGAAGACATCAGGGAGAGCATAATAGAGCTGCAGTACTACAGAGCCAGCATCTTCAAAGCCGCCATTGAGAAATAGCTCAAGATTGTTTAAATCTGTAGCAGAATCACTAATTTGTAAACATTGAAGATCTGTTATAGTCAAGAAATCTTTTCAAATGGCGTGTAACTAAACTGAGGACTTCCATCTGATGTGACAACCTGTTGAAATACAAAGTAGCAATAATTTTAGcacaaattaattatttttctcAAATTAACGGTCTCAATAACCTGTtgtccactcactcactcggtcGGAAACGGGAAATTGCGTCACTGACTCGCTCGTGAACGGAaaattacgtcactgactcgtaaagtcccgccttcatctaacgctcgctgctgattggtcgttCGTGAAGATttacgagtgagtgacagacagcgttgGTGCTATCCCAGCCGACacgttttattttgtatttgttggtttgtagttgatggtgttttttttttttttttttaccggatgtgtttttgtttgaattcaagttt includes:
- the smfn gene encoding small fragment nuclease isoform X1, encoding MNAPLSQKIVWVDLEMTGLDIEKDTILEMACIITDSNLNILAEGPNLIINQSNEQLDSMSEWCKEHHGKSGLTEAVRRSQTTLGQAEDEFLSFVRQHVPAGQCPLAGNSVHADKRFLEKYMPQFMNHLHYRIIDVSTIKELCRRWFPVEYQMAPPKKVTHRALEDIRESIIELQYYRASIFKAAIEK
- the LOC125985798 gene encoding gastrula zinc finger protein XlCGF57.1; translation: MIKKTPKYEEELCAVKQDNERQRQLLDSISTMQPRRVFHKSEPERLHIKEEEVDKEVLYFNEQKEQKYHYSIKVKEEPDNPCIRKEEDDPHNIIKEEQEEKDISKFPLKSIDDGPNISGAIHPEQQEPKQRHIKEEEVDKEVHQLNEQKQQKFAFIKKEEEEIHTLPLTAFFFKHKDGGSSEASKVAEPSSSNSCHIRTEGGESHCEGSQAVLASSDSDDTSSHGNDDDQSGGDITCHSENKHWKCSHCWKMLACQSSLKRHMRIHTGEKTFSCSVCGQRFFEKGNLKTHTITHTGEKPFICSICGQRFSRLGGLKTHTRTHTGVKPFACSVCGQRFFEKRTLKSHARTHTGEQPFSCSVCGQRFSEKRNLKRHTRIHTGEKPFSCSLCSQRFTQKGSLKTHTRIHTGEKPFSCSVCGQTFSQKAGLNKHTRTHTGEKYVRGQRFSKKGNLKRQPRSRR
- the smfn gene encoding small fragment nuclease isoform X2 produces the protein MMTGLDIEKDTILEMACIITDSNLNILAEGPNLIINQSNEQLDSMSEWCKEHHGKSGLTEAVRRSQTTLGQAEDEFLSFVRQHVPAGQCPLAGNSVHADKRFLEKYMPQFMNHLHYRIIDVSTIKELCRRWFPVEYQMAPPKKVTHRALEDIRESIIELQYYRASIFKAAIEK
- the smfn gene encoding small fragment nuclease isoform X3, which gives rise to MTGLDIEKDTILEMACIITDSNLNILAEGPNLIINQSNEQLDSMSEWCKEHHGKSGLTEAVRRSQTTLGQAEDEFLSFVRQHVPAGQCPLAGNSVHADKRFLEKYMPQFMNHLHYRIIDVSTIKELCRRWFPVEYQMAPPKKVTHRALEDIRESIIELQYYRASIFKAAIEK